A window of Corticium candelabrum chromosome 3, ooCorCand1.1, whole genome shotgun sequence contains these coding sequences:
- the LOC134177809 gene encoding uncharacterized protein LOC134177809, producing MAESQTLERDPEWEIKLRPLFTKVAESLFPRRNRLSSFLYSAGLLSEKEEEEFAQSGKVESDLAMDILRVLRKQGSGSFNTFCNVLLQVGDGALRRVEKFLRSGGQDRKRTHTAGEESLSKASRGQSDPKQDSGCSSHDGLSQEIPTEKSIQFWVKDELFEEFERLKLKEQLAHALSESLSVPENKITSYRARTQLPYNKNSKRILVANKALITIIVCGVEATEIEQHVDMIINLLCGNTDVKKSEVEIIQVWPSNSCLLVIRLPGLAMVRLMIAFLHPQSRPTFLHQLMSILPKSTFEVKFGFASLPYFSASLPYFSSESSVLSGLPLLPARQSFYELQSFHELSSLPGSRYHRLPSSTTKDLGMKTHQFVDFQQAGTAMEMLVMNQRTLSSLSTIASKSKCIEKQVDRTFRIVDDLSDNPDKLENHLQDVTFRKEFLVESNKRNKLTLDALMNNRIILALQDDCSIAGCFTRMKARETTVTKEVYDKLDVISGCREDIELKLSQRPQMEQVGASISKLIEALETRVANVKLLRKMAIDPKLRRRQTIGSLTNPLLQVYGNS from the exons ATGGCTGAAAGTCAAACGTTAGAAAGAGACCCTGAATGGGAGATCAAGCTGAGGCCCCTCTTTACAAAAGTTGCTGAGAGCTTGTTTCCTCGTCGCAATCGGCTTTCTTCTTTTCTGTACAGCGCGGGTCTCCTTAgcgaaaaagaagaagaagagttTGCGCAGTCGGGAAAGGTAGAATCAGATCTGGCTATGGACATTTTACGTGTTCTTCGTAAACAAGGTTCTGGATCATTCAATACATTTTGTAATGTACTCCTACAAGTTGGAGATGGCGCATTACGACGTGTAGAGAAGTTTCTTCGTTCAGGCGGGCAAGACAGAAAGCGTACACATACAGCTGGAGAAGAAAGTTTAAGCAAAGCTTCACGTGGACAGAGCGATCCAAAACAAG atTCAGGGTGTTCGTCACATGACGGCTTGTCTCAAGAAATACCAACTGAAAAGTCTATTCAGTTCTGGGTAAAAGACGAATTATTTGAAGAATTTGAAAGACTTAAGCTAAAGGAACAACTAGCACATGCACTTTCTGAAAGTCTTAGTGTACCAGAGAATAAGATTACAAGTTATCGTGCACGGACACAGCTTccttacaacaagaacagcaaAAGGATTCTTGTTGCCAACAAGGCCTTAATTACAATCATCGTGTGTGGAGTTGAAGCAACGGAGATTGAACAACATGTCGACATGATTATTAATCTTCTCTGTGGAAATACGGATGTCAAGAAATCAGAAGTAGAAATTATACAAGTTTGGCCATCTAACAGTTGTTTACTAGTCATTCGATTACCAGGATTGGCTATGGTGCGTCTCATGATTGCTTTCTTACACCCGCAAAGCAGGCCAACGTTTCTTCATCAACTTATGAGCATCTTGCCTAAGTCAACGTTTGAAGTTAAATTTGGGTTTGCTTCACTTCCATATTTTTCAGCTTCACTTCCATATTTTTCATCTGAATCATCAGTTTTGAGTGGATTACCGCTATTGCCTGCAAGACAATCATTCTATGAATTACAGTCATTCCATGAACTATCGTCATTGCCTGGATCGAGGTATCATAGATTGCCTTCATCTACAACTAAAGATCTTGGAATGAAGACTCATCAGTTTGTTGACTTTCAGCAAGCAG GGACGGCAATGGAAATGTTGGTGATGAACCAGAGAACTTTGTCATCATTGTCAACGATTGCTTCA AAATCCAAGTGTATTGAGAAACAGGTGGATCGCACTTTTAGAATTGTTGATGATTTAAGTGATAATCCAGACAAGCTTGAGAATCAT TTGCAAGATGTAACGTTTCGTAAAGAATTCTTGGTTGAGAGCAACAAACGGAACAAGCTAACATTGGATGCACTCATGAATAACAGAATTATTCTTGCATTGCAG GATGATTGTTCGATTGCTGGTTGCTTTACTAGAATGAAAGCGAGAGAGACAACTGTCACAAAAGaagtatat GACAAGCTTGATGTGATTAGTGGTTGTCGGGAGGACATAGAGTTGAAGTTATCACAGAGACCACAA ATGGAACAGGTAGGTGCATCCATTTCCAAATTGATAGAAGCATTGGAAACAAGAGTAGCTAATGTGAAGCTTTTGAGGAAAATGGCTATAGATCCAAAG CTTAGAAGGAGGCAAACAATTGGTAGTTTGACAAACCCACTTTTACAGGTGTACGGTAACAGCTGA